In a single window of the Sphingosinicella microcystinivorans genome:
- the trbG gene encoding P-type conjugative transfer protein TrbG has protein sequence MNALFRKSALLVMLLASTVLFSGCATQGKPPPSISLDEPVQAQPLPEAPKPVEVVAVPQVLPMPTQMKPIPDAKPAAEPADETVRVSRANAEARIAPTREGYVNAIQVWPFTDGALYQVYAAVGRVTVIALQPSEELVTVAAGDTVRWIVGDTSSGSGDALRVNVMVKPIRSGLKTNLVITTSRRTYLLELTSTEKTWMASASWEYPKDKMLALQRQAQAASAAAPVDAGLSLEKIRFRYAVSGSNPPWKPLRAFDDGEKVYIQFPPGIAQGELPPLFVIGAQGDGQLVNYRFRPPYYIVDRLFGAAELRLGGDKGDVVRIERTDGVSGGTRRN, from the coding sequence ATGAATGCACTTTTCCGTAAATCCGCCTTGCTGGTGATGCTGTTGGCTTCGACCGTACTGTTCTCGGGCTGCGCCACGCAGGGCAAGCCGCCGCCGTCCATCTCGCTTGATGAGCCGGTGCAAGCCCAGCCGCTGCCCGAGGCGCCGAAGCCGGTGGAAGTGGTGGCCGTGCCGCAGGTGCTGCCGATGCCGACGCAGATGAAACCCATCCCGGATGCCAAGCCCGCCGCGGAACCTGCCGATGAAACCGTGCGCGTGTCCCGCGCCAATGCCGAAGCGCGCATTGCGCCCACGCGCGAAGGCTACGTCAACGCGATTCAGGTGTGGCCTTTCACCGATGGTGCGCTGTACCAGGTCTATGCGGCCGTGGGCCGCGTGACCGTGATCGCTCTCCAGCCGAGCGAGGAACTGGTGACGGTGGCCGCCGGCGACACCGTGCGCTGGATCGTCGGGGATACATCGAGCGGCAGCGGTGATGCGCTGCGCGTCAATGTGATGGTCAAGCCCATCCGTTCGGGCCTCAAGACCAATTTAGTCATCACCACGAGTCGGCGTACCTACCTGCTGGAGCTGACATCGACCGAGAAGACGTGGATGGCGTCGGCCTCCTGGGAATATCCCAAGGACAAGATGCTGGCTTTGCAGCGCCAGGCACAGGCGGCCAGCGCCGCCGCACCGGTCGATGCCGGGCTGTCGCTGGAGAAGATCCGCTTCCGCTATGCGGTCAGTGGCAGCAACCCGCCGTGGAAGCCGCTGCGCGCTTTCGACGATGGCGAGAAGGTCTACATCCAGTTTCCGCCGGGCATCGCCCAGGGCGAGCTGCCGCCGCTGTTCGTGATCGGTGCCCAGGGTGACGGGCAGTTGGTGAACTACCGCTTTCGCCCGCCGTACTACATCGTGGATCGCCTGTTCGGCGCGGCCGAGCTGCGCCTGGGCGGTGACAAGGGCGACGTGGTGCGGATCGAGCGCACAGATGGTGTCTCGGGTGGCACGCGGAGGAACTGA
- the trbF gene encoding conjugal transfer protein TrbF, whose translation MRFKRPQVRYADTPQPATPYQSAAQVWDERIGSARVQAKNWRFMAFGCLTLAVLMAGGLVWRSAQSIVTPYVIEVDNAGQVRAVGEAATPYRPSDAQIAYHLGRFIGLVRSLSIDPIVVRQNWLDAYDYTTDKGAVVLNEYARVNDPFARIGKESVTVQISSVTRASDTSFNVRWTETRFVNGALDRTERWNAVISTVLQAPRTEQRLRKNPLGIYVNGLSWSRELEANEGAKP comes from the coding sequence ATGCGATTCAAACGACCACAGGTGCGCTACGCCGACACGCCGCAACCTGCCACCCCATACCAATCCGCCGCGCAGGTCTGGGACGAGCGCATCGGCTCGGCCCGCGTGCAGGCGAAGAACTGGCGTTTCATGGCCTTCGGCTGTCTCACGCTGGCGGTGCTGATGGCGGGCGGCCTGGTGTGGCGCTCGGCGCAGTCCATCGTCACGCCCTACGTCATCGAGGTGGACAACGCGGGCCAAGTGCGCGCCGTCGGCGAAGCCGCCACGCCGTACCGGCCCAGCGATGCGCAGATTGCCTATCACCTCGGCCGCTTCATCGGCCTGGTGCGCTCGCTGTCCATTGACCCCATCGTGGTGCGACAGAACTGGCTCGATGCCTACGACTACACGACCGACAAAGGCGCCGTGGTGCTCAACGAGTACGCCCGTGTGAACGATCCGTTCGCGCGCATCGGCAAGGAATCGGTGACGGTGCAGATCAGCAGCGTGACTCGCGCCAGCGACACGTCGTTCAACGTGCGCTGGACGGAGACGCGCTTCGTCAACGGCGCATTGGATCGCACCGAACGCTGGAACGCGGTGATTTCCACGGTGCTGCAAGCTCCGCGCACCGAGCAGCGCCTGCGCAAGAACCCCTTGGGTATCTACGTCAACGGCCTGTCGTGGAGCCGCGAACTGGAAGCGAACGAAGGAGCCAAGCCATGA